A window of the Natronomonas salina genome harbors these coding sequences:
- a CDS encoding acyl-CoA dehydrogenase family protein, with the protein MDFALPGEHEMTRNVVRDFCEAEVEPIAQEIEEEHRFPEEIFEELADLDLMGVPVPEEYGGAGGDYLMYALVAEELGRVSGSVGLSYVAHTSLGLMPIIKFGTEEQKEEWARPLAEGEGIGAWALTEPGSGSDASDMDTMAEKDGDEYVLNGTKQFITNASEANSVLVKAVTEPGAGYDGISTFIVDPEDDDGFEVSTIWDKMGLNASPTCELQLNDVRIPEDRLLGEEGEGWEQTKKTLDGGRISIAALSTGLGQGAFEAAREYATEREQFGSPISKFDAVRDMIVSMDRKIERARLLTHKAAVKYDDGEDVTRISSLAKLDASEICREVAEDAVQVLGGYGYTTDFAPQRFYRDAKLMEIGEGTSEIQHLVLGRELGL; encoded by the coding sequence ATGGACTTCGCGCTCCCCGGTGAACACGAGATGACCCGGAACGTCGTCCGGGACTTCTGCGAGGCGGAGGTCGAACCCATCGCCCAGGAGATCGAGGAGGAGCACCGGTTCCCCGAGGAGATCTTCGAGGAGCTCGCGGACCTCGACCTGATGGGTGTCCCCGTCCCGGAGGAGTACGGCGGCGCCGGCGGCGACTACCTCATGTACGCCCTCGTCGCCGAGGAACTCGGCCGCGTCTCCGGCTCGGTGGGCCTCTCGTACGTCGCCCACACCTCGCTGGGACTGATGCCGATCATCAAGTTCGGTACCGAGGAACAGAAGGAGGAGTGGGCCCGCCCGCTCGCGGAAGGCGAGGGCATCGGCGCGTGGGCGCTCACCGAACCCGGCTCCGGTTCCGACGCCTCCGACATGGACACGATGGCCGAGAAGGACGGCGACGAGTACGTCCTGAACGGCACCAAGCAGTTCATCACGAACGCCAGCGAGGCCAACAGCGTCCTCGTGAAGGCCGTCACCGAACCGGGCGCGGGCTACGACGGCATCTCGACGTTCATCGTCGACCCGGAGGACGACGACGGCTTCGAGGTCTCGACCATCTGGGACAAGATGGGCCTCAACGCCTCCCCGACCTGCGAGCTCCAGCTGAACGACGTCCGCATCCCCGAGGACCGCCTCCTCGGCGAGGAGGGCGAGGGCTGGGAGCAGACCAAGAAGACCCTCGACGGCGGCCGCATCTCCATCGCCGCGCTCTCGACCGGCCTCGGTCAGGGCGCCTTCGAGGCCGCCCGCGAGTACGCCACCGAGCGCGAGCAGTTCGGCAGTCCGATCTCGAAGTTCGACGCCGTCCGGGACATGATCGTCTCGATGGACCGCAAGATCGAGCGGGCCCGCCTGCTCACCCACAAGGCCGCCGTCAAGTACGACGACGGCGAGGACGTCACCCGCATCTCCTCGCTCGCCAAACTGGACGCCTCCGAGATCTGCCGGGAGGTCGCCGAGGACGCCGTCCAGGTGCTCGGCGGCTACGGCTACACCACCGACTTCGCGCCGCAGCGGTTCTACCGCGACGCGAAGCTGATGGAGATCGGCGAGGGGACCAGCGAGAT
- a CDS encoding lipopolysaccharide kinase InaA family protein: MAFRRFLRASVPQSRLEAVAEEVARRYGGSSASLECLDADNWLSVPCVVDDRWFVKIIADQHTLVHGLLTTGRNIGAFSSGTEGFFERFSTPVEMAEHELAATRRMRELGVSAPEPVEAFEHDGLGVLVLEYLPDFRALDELPPADVERFAPDLFENLSRMHDAGIAHGDLRAENVLVAPNRAGEQTLFFIDATRVRDGAIEDATAYDLACALASLAPHIGAAAAVAAALEHYSLEELLAARRFLDFVNMRPDHDFDNARVKGEIEKVAT, from the coding sequence ATGGCATTCCGACGGTTCCTCCGGGCGAGCGTCCCCCAGTCGCGACTGGAGGCGGTCGCCGAGGAGGTCGCCCGCCGCTACGGCGGCTCGTCGGCGAGCCTGGAGTGTCTCGACGCCGACAACTGGCTGTCGGTCCCCTGCGTGGTCGACGACCGCTGGTTCGTGAAGATCATCGCCGACCAGCACACCCTCGTCCACGGCCTGCTGACGACCGGCCGGAACATCGGCGCCTTCTCGTCGGGCACCGAGGGGTTCTTCGAGCGGTTCTCGACTCCCGTCGAGATGGCCGAACACGAGCTGGCGGCGACCCGCCGGATGCGCGAACTCGGCGTCAGCGCGCCGGAGCCCGTCGAGGCGTTCGAGCACGACGGGCTGGGCGTGCTCGTCCTGGAGTACCTCCCTGACTTCCGGGCGCTCGACGAACTGCCGCCCGCCGACGTCGAGCGGTTCGCCCCCGACCTCTTCGAGAACCTCTCGCGGATGCACGACGCGGGCATCGCCCACGGGGACCTCCGCGCGGAGAACGTCCTCGTCGCGCCGAACCGGGCCGGCGAGCAGACGCTGTTCTTCATCGACGCGACGCGGGTCCGCGACGGGGCCATCGAGGACGCGACGGCGTACGACCTCGCGTGTGCGCTCGCGTCGCTGGCCCCGCACATCGGGGCCGCCGCGGCCGTCGCGGCCGCCCTGGAGCACTACTCGCTGGAGGAACTCCTGGCGGCGCGCAGATTCCTCGACTTCGTCAACATGCGTCCCGACCACGACTTCGACAACGCGCGGGTGAAAGGCGAGATCGAGAAGGTCGCGACCTGA
- a CDS encoding bis(5'-nucleosyl)-tetraphosphatase — translation MIEATSAGAILFRDTRGRREYLLLKSRPGDWEFPKGGVEGEEELQQTAIREVKEEAGIEDFRLLDGFREDYDYVFEANGNTIHKTVHLFIARSYEASAELSSEHRDLQWRDYEQAINTITQDGPRDILEEAHVFIDEKLEDDEDDEEE, via the coding sequence ATGATAGAGGCCACGAGCGCGGGAGCCATCCTCTTTCGCGATACGCGTGGCCGGCGGGAGTACCTGCTGTTGAAGTCCCGCCCCGGCGACTGGGAGTTCCCCAAGGGCGGCGTCGAGGGCGAGGAGGAACTGCAGCAGACCGCCATCCGCGAAGTGAAAGAGGAGGCCGGGATCGAGGACTTCCGGCTGTTGGACGGCTTCCGAGAAGACTACGACTACGTGTTCGAGGCGAACGGCAACACCATCCACAAGACGGTCCACCTGTTCATCGCCCGGTCCTACGAGGCGTCCGCCGAGCTCTCGTCGGAGCACCGCGACCTGCAGTGGCGCGACTACGAGCAGGCGATCAACACCATCACCCAGGACGGCCCCCGGGACATCCTCGAGGAGGCCCACGTCTTCATCGACGAGAAACTGGAGGACGACGAGGACGACGAAGAGGAGTGA
- a CDS encoding uS10/mL48 family ribosomal protein, translating to MPFVTTMTLQSGDRDVLERVVGDIKTRAERKGVELRGPHAESPKDRSVPQSRRLAADGGRYAPWRYTVYERRMEIVGHDEFARDVAGQSFPPGVHVDVDVERVSAPGSR from the coding sequence ATGCCCTTCGTCACCACCATGACGCTCCAGAGCGGGGACCGGGACGTCCTCGAGCGCGTCGTCGGGGACATCAAGACCCGCGCGGAGCGCAAAGGCGTCGAGTTACGGGGGCCCCACGCGGAGTCGCCGAAGGACCGGTCGGTGCCGCAGTCCAGGCGGCTCGCCGCCGACGGCGGCCGGTACGCGCCCTGGCGCTACACCGTCTACGAGCGCCGGATGGAGATCGTCGGCCACGACGAGTTCGCCCGCGACGTCGCCGGCCAGTCGTTCCCGCCGGGCGTCCACGTCGACGTCGACGTCGAGCGCGTCTCGGCTCCCGGGAGTCGCTGA
- a CDS encoding SCP2 sterol-binding domain-containing protein: MSATQHTLAEYFPTEPWLEKYRTALEENDDLAESGDGWGVGWEGAMVFEITDVPVDDRTVADLPEELREQVTEPIRSLPEEKVESVLEAAPPDVREAVEARDGSLRERAIAELDETVLEEAPDRLWPELTAELPEILVELLDQLDESVTADRSVYAWLDVHDGGCREVAVLEERSERDRGFVIVGDYEQWKRLVAGEGEVINMIMSGELELEGDMQKLLEYTQAATDLVDTAVELDSKFIL; the protein is encoded by the coding sequence ATGAGCGCGACACAGCACACCCTGGCGGAGTACTTCCCGACGGAACCGTGGCTCGAGAAGTACCGGACGGCACTCGAGGAGAACGACGACCTCGCCGAGAGCGGGGACGGGTGGGGCGTCGGCTGGGAGGGCGCGATGGTCTTCGAGATCACCGACGTCCCGGTGGACGACCGCACGGTGGCCGACCTCCCGGAGGAACTCCGCGAGCAGGTCACGGAGCCGATCCGGTCGCTCCCCGAAGAGAAGGTCGAGTCGGTCCTGGAGGCCGCGCCGCCGGACGTCAGGGAGGCTGTGGAGGCCCGCGACGGGTCGCTGCGGGAACGGGCCATCGCGGAGCTCGATGAGACGGTGCTCGAGGAGGCACCCGACCGGCTCTGGCCGGAGCTGACCGCGGAGCTCCCCGAGATACTCGTCGAACTGCTCGACCAGCTCGACGAGAGCGTCACCGCGGACCGGTCGGTGTACGCCTGGCTCGACGTCCACGACGGCGGCTGCCGGGAGGTGGCCGTCCTCGAGGAGCGGTCCGAGCGCGACCGCGGCTTCGTCATCGTCGGCGACTACGAGCAGTGGAAGCGGCTCGTCGCCGGCGAGGGCGAGGTCATCAACATGATCATGAGCGGCGAGCTGGAGCTGGAGGGCGACATGCAGAAGCTCCTCGAGTACACCCAGGCGGCGACCGACCTCGTCGACACCGCCGTCGAACTGGACTCGAAGTTCATCCTGTGA
- a CDS encoding amidohydrolase: protein MSTDRRDRLVALRRDLHRHPEPAWTEFRTTARIVEELEAVGVDDRYVGREALADERLSVPEESELDAELERAREAGADPDLLEQMSGGWTGAVAVLECGEGPTVGLRVDIDGLPIEESTDDDHHPAREGFRSETGAMHACGHDAHATIGIGVLEAIKDSDFSGTLKVFFQPAEEVIGGGKPMAESGHLDDVDYLLALHVGLDFPTGEVVAGIEGILAVTQFYATFTGYPGHAGARPEEGRNAVQAMATAVQNLYGIPRHSEGASRVNAGRVGGGTATNIIPEEAFVHGEVRGRTTEVRDYTWDRAVKALEGAALSHDCEVDVEVEGEAPSARSDEELVSVVHDVASAHPDVDRPTRRGELGGSEDATFLMQYVQDNGGLATYVSVGTDHPGGHHTATFDVDEDSLEIGVDVLRDAIVSISRNEP, encoded by the coding sequence ATGAGCACGGACCGCCGCGACCGGCTGGTCGCGCTGCGTCGCGACCTCCACCGCCACCCCGAACCCGCCTGGACGGAGTTCCGGACCACCGCCCGCATCGTCGAGGAACTCGAGGCCGTCGGCGTCGACGACCGCTACGTCGGCCGCGAGGCCCTGGCCGACGAGCGGCTCTCGGTCCCCGAGGAGAGCGAACTCGACGCGGAGCTGGAGCGCGCTCGCGAGGCCGGCGCCGACCCGGACCTGCTGGAGCAGATGTCTGGCGGCTGGACCGGTGCCGTCGCCGTCCTCGAGTGCGGCGAGGGCCCCACCGTCGGCCTCCGGGTCGACATCGACGGGTTGCCGATCGAGGAGTCGACCGACGACGACCACCACCCCGCACGCGAGGGGTTCCGCTCCGAGACCGGGGCGATGCACGCCTGCGGGCACGATGCCCACGCGACCATCGGCATCGGCGTCCTCGAAGCGATAAAGGACAGCGACTTCTCGGGGACGCTGAAGGTGTTCTTCCAGCCCGCCGAGGAGGTCATCGGCGGCGGCAAACCGATGGCCGAGTCCGGCCACCTCGACGACGTCGACTACCTCCTTGCGCTCCACGTCGGCCTCGACTTCCCGACCGGCGAGGTCGTCGCGGGCATCGAGGGCATCCTCGCGGTGACGCAGTTCTACGCCACCTTCACCGGCTACCCGGGTCACGCGGGCGCACGCCCCGAGGAGGGTCGCAACGCCGTCCAGGCGATGGCGACCGCCGTCCAGAACCTCTACGGCATCCCGCGGCACAGCGAGGGCGCCTCGCGTGTCAACGCCGGCCGCGTCGGCGGCGGCACCGCGACGAACATCATCCCCGAGGAGGCGTTCGTCCACGGCGAGGTGCGCGGTCGGACCACCGAGGTCCGCGACTACACGTGGGACCGCGCCGTGAAGGCCCTGGAGGGGGCCGCCCTCTCCCACGACTGCGAGGTCGACGTCGAGGTGGAGGGCGAAGCGCCCTCCGCGAGGAGCGACGAGGAACTGGTGAGCGTCGTCCACGACGTCGCCTCGGCCCACCCCGACGTCGACCGCCCGACCCGACGGGGCGAACTCGGCGGCAGCGAGGACGCCACGTTCCTCATGCAGTACGTCCAGGACAACGGCGGCCTCGCGACCTACGTCAGCGTCGGCACCGACCACCCCGGCGGCCACCACACCGCCACCTTCGACGTCGACGAGGACTCCCTCGAGATCGGTGTCGACGTCCTGCGCGACGCCATCGTCTCGATCAGCAGAAACGAACCCTGA
- a CDS encoding DUF4013 domain-containing protein: protein MSSIEDSLTYPMESDDWLVTVLIGGVLTFLSFLVVPMFLVSGYLVRAIRANLDGEPEPPAFGDWGELLVDGLKATVIGFVYMLVPLIVMSVTVGGAVLAMATGSEAGAVAGIGGMMIGLLLSFVLVLLFGYLSAVGIVNFAREERFGAAFDVAVLRDVGFDMKFAVPYLVSVGVLVVAGIVASIPVVGFVLGVFVSFYALIVAARLWTDGFTQARDPAGSNRRRELDETVA, encoded by the coding sequence ATGTCCTCGATAGAAGACTCGTTGACGTACCCCATGGAGAGCGACGACTGGCTCGTGACCGTCCTCATCGGCGGGGTCCTCACGTTCCTGAGCTTCCTCGTCGTCCCGATGTTCCTCGTGTCCGGCTACCTCGTCCGCGCGATCCGCGCGAACCTCGACGGCGAACCGGAGCCGCCCGCCTTCGGCGACTGGGGCGAACTGCTCGTCGACGGCCTCAAGGCCACCGTCATAGGATTCGTCTACATGCTCGTCCCGCTGATCGTGATGTCCGTCACGGTCGGCGGCGCGGTGCTGGCGATGGCTACCGGCAGCGAGGCCGGAGCAGTGGCCGGGATCGGCGGGATGATGATCGGCCTGCTGCTCTCGTTCGTCCTGGTGCTGCTGTTCGGCTACCTGTCGGCGGTCGGCATCGTCAACTTCGCCCGCGAGGAGCGCTTCGGCGCCGCCTTCGACGTCGCGGTCCTCCGCGACGTCGGCTTCGATATGAAGTTCGCGGTCCCGTACCTCGTCTCGGTCGGCGTCCTCGTCGTCGCCGGAATCGTCGCCTCAATCCCCGTGGTCGGGTTCGTCCTCGGCGTGTTCGTCAGCTTCTACGCGCTGATCGTCGCGGCCCGGCTGTGGACCGACGGCTTCACGCAGGCGCGCGACCCCGCCGGCTCGAACCGCCGGCGCGAACTCGACGAGACCGTCGCCTAG
- a CDS encoding NYN domain-containing protein, with protein sequence MPPIHETQRVAVIADSQNLYHTAHSTYSRNIDYTALLDAAVADRELVRAIAYVIRADSPSEEDFFEALRDIGFETKIKDIKTFADGSKKANWDLGMCLDAVTLAPKIDTFVLFSGDGDFARLCTHLRHEGVRTEVFGFGSSTAEELIEAADSFVDMDENEEQYLL encoded by the coding sequence ATGCCGCCGATTCACGAGACCCAGCGGGTCGCGGTCATCGCCGATTCGCAGAACCTCTATCACACGGCCCACAGCACCTACTCCCGGAACATCGACTACACGGCGCTGCTCGACGCGGCGGTCGCCGACCGCGAACTCGTCCGGGCGATCGCCTACGTCATCCGCGCGGACTCGCCCTCCGAGGAGGACTTCTTCGAGGCGCTCCGCGACATCGGCTTCGAGACGAAGATCAAGGACATCAAGACGTTCGCCGACGGCTCGAAGAAGGCCAACTGGGACCTCGGGATGTGCCTCGACGCGGTGACGCTCGCCCCGAAGATCGACACGTTCGTCCTGTTCAGCGGCGACGGCGACTTCGCCCGCCTCTGTACGCACCTCCGCCACGAGGGCGTCCGGACGGAGGTGTTCGGCTTCGGCTCCTCGACGGCCGAGGAGTTGATCGAGGCCGCGGACTCCTTCGTCGACATGGACGAGAACGAAGAACAGTATCTCCTCTGA
- a CDS encoding proteasome assembly chaperone family protein encodes MAHVQVQGEDVDFDDPVLVEGLPGAGLVGKIAADHLVEEHEMDYYGAVHCDGIPEVSVYRSNSSDLYPPVRLYTDAENDLVVLQSDVPVSASQATGFADCVTEWIQEHDVFPIYLSGLVEEKGNSPELYGVATGDAEHRIDDAGLVPPREGGMITGPTGALLHRAGEIGLDAVGLIVQTEGQFPDPEAARAILEHGVAPIAGIDVDTDALVEQAGEIQEAREQLAKQLQDTDQNQSTRAKPIRGFQ; translated from the coding sequence ATGGCACACGTCCAGGTCCAGGGCGAGGACGTCGACTTCGACGACCCGGTGCTGGTGGAGGGACTGCCCGGCGCAGGCCTCGTGGGGAAGATCGCCGCCGACCACCTCGTCGAGGAACACGAGATGGACTACTACGGGGCCGTCCACTGCGACGGCATCCCGGAGGTGTCGGTCTACCGCTCGAACAGCTCGGACCTCTACCCGCCCGTCCGGCTCTACACCGACGCGGAGAACGACCTGGTGGTGCTGCAGAGCGACGTCCCGGTCTCGGCCTCGCAGGCGACCGGCTTCGCCGACTGCGTCACCGAGTGGATCCAGGAGCACGACGTCTTCCCGATCTACCTCAGCGGGCTGGTCGAGGAGAAGGGCAACTCCCCGGAGCTGTACGGCGTGGCCACCGGCGACGCCGAACACCGCATCGACGACGCCGGGCTCGTCCCGCCGCGGGAGGGCGGGATGATCACGGGGCCGACCGGCGCCTTGCTGCACCGCGCCGGCGAGATCGGGCTGGACGCCGTCGGGCTCATCGTCCAGACCGAGGGGCAGTTCCCGGACCCCGAGGCCGCCCGCGCCATCCTCGAGCACGGCGTCGCCCCCATCGCGGGCATCGACGTCGACACCGACGCGCTGGTCGAGCAGGCCGGCGAGATCCAGGAGGCCCGCGAGCAACTCGCCAAGCAACTCCAGGACACCGACCAGAACCAGAGCACCCGCGCGAAGCCCATCCGCGGCTTCCAGTGA